A single genomic interval of Anser cygnoides isolate HZ-2024a breed goose chromosome 7, Taihu_goose_T2T_genome, whole genome shotgun sequence harbors:
- the LOC106037449 gene encoding gamma-aminobutyric acid receptor subunit pi-like isoform X1, producing the protein MILSVQISEAEGKGQILPPTIQKIIKGYNKYLRPFFDNGPVSVGMSLDIASIDTISEINMDYTATIFLRQRWTDERLCFDGNKSLSLDGRLVEMLWVPDTFIVDSKKSFLHDITVENRLIRIYPNGTVLYAIRITTTVACSMDLTKYPMDKQTCTLQLESWGYNINDVMFYWTRGNDSVRGLDTLRLAQYTVEDHFTSVSEAVYETGRYPKLVFHFELKRNILYFILETYVPSILLVVLSWVSFWISQSSVPARICIGVTTVLTMTTLMMGARTSLPNANCFIKAIDVYLGICFSFIFGALLEYAVAHFCTLHRPSSKELPKDEDEEAEEERNGVLAAVANSCSASDNVNKIDSNKSSKTSIDGKKERSKHSGCSSPMSVMKRLFCIFDCFHVKNPYHIDNYARFSFPLSFIIINVFYWVYYLYF; encoded by the exons aTGGGCCTGTGTCAGTTGGAATGAGTCTGGATATTGCAAGCATTGATACaatatcagaaataaatatg gATTACACAGCTACCATATTTCTAAGGCAGAGATGGACTGATGAGAGGCTTTGTTTCGATGGTAATAAGAGTTTAAGTTTAGATGGTCGGCTTGTGGAAATGCTGTGGGTACCAGATACCTTCATAGTTGATtcaaaaaagtcttttcttcATGATATCACTGTTGAGAATCGTCTTATAAGAATATACCCTAATGGAACAGTCTTGTATGCTATACG GATCACCACAACTGTTGCGTGCAGCATGGATCTAACCAAATACCCAATGGATAAACAGACATGTACCTTGCAACTGGAAAGCT GGGGTTACAACATCAATGATGTCATGTTTTACTGGACGAGAGGAAATGATTCAGTTCGAGGTTTGGACACACTCCGGCTGGCACAATATACAGTAGAAGACCACTTTACCTCGGTATCTGAAGCGGTATATGAGACAG GACGTTACCCAAAACTAGTGTTTCACTTTGAACTCAAGAGAAACATCTTATATTTCATACTAGAGACATACGTACCATCAATCCTCCTGGTTGTGCTCTCCTGGGTATCATTTTGGATAAGCCAGTCATCAGTTCCAGCCAGAATCTGCATAG GTGTTACCACTGTCCTAACTATGACAACGCTGATGATGGGAGCCAGGACTTCACTCCCAAATGCTAATTGCTTTATTAAGGCAATTGATGTGTACCTCGGTATCTGTTTCAGTTTCATCTTTGGAGCGTTGTTAGAATATGCTGTGGCTCATTTCTGCACTCTGCATCGACCCAGCTCAAAGGAACTTCCGAAG gatgaggatgaagaggctgaagaagaaaggaatgGAGTCCTGGCAGCAGTTGCTAACAGTTGCAGTGCCTCTGACAACGTGAACAAAATTGATTCAAACAagagcagcaaaaccagcaTCGATGGCAAAAAGGAGAGAAGTAAACACAGTGGATGTAGTTCACCAATGTCAGTAATGAAAAGACTTTTCTGTATCTTTGATTGTTTCCACGTTAAAAATCCTTACCACATAGACAACTATGCcagattttctttcccattatCATTCATcataattaatgtattttattgggtatattatttgtatttctaa
- the LOC106037449 gene encoding gamma-aminobutyric acid receptor subunit pi-like isoform X3, with amino-acid sequence MSLDIASIDTISEINMDYTATIFLRQRWTDERLCFDGNKSLSLDGRLVEMLWVPDTFIVDSKKSFLHDITVENRLIRIYPNGTVLYAIRITTTVACSMDLTKYPMDKQTCTLQLESWGYNINDVMFYWTRGNDSVRGLDTLRLAQYTVEDHFTSVSEAVYETGRYPKLVFHFELKRNILYFILETYVPSILLVVLSWVSFWISQSSVPARICIGVTTVLTMTTLMMGARTSLPNANCFIKAIDVYLGICFSFIFGALLEYAVAHFCTLHRPSSKELPKDEDEEAEEERNGVLAAVANSCSASDNVNKIDSNKSSKTSIDGKKERSKHSGCSSPMSVMKRLFCIFDCFHVKNPYHIDNYARFSFPLSFIIINVFYWVYYLYF; translated from the exons ATGAGTCTGGATATTGCAAGCATTGATACaatatcagaaataaatatg gATTACACAGCTACCATATTTCTAAGGCAGAGATGGACTGATGAGAGGCTTTGTTTCGATGGTAATAAGAGTTTAAGTTTAGATGGTCGGCTTGTGGAAATGCTGTGGGTACCAGATACCTTCATAGTTGATtcaaaaaagtcttttcttcATGATATCACTGTTGAGAATCGTCTTATAAGAATATACCCTAATGGAACAGTCTTGTATGCTATACG GATCACCACAACTGTTGCGTGCAGCATGGATCTAACCAAATACCCAATGGATAAACAGACATGTACCTTGCAACTGGAAAGCT GGGGTTACAACATCAATGATGTCATGTTTTACTGGACGAGAGGAAATGATTCAGTTCGAGGTTTGGACACACTCCGGCTGGCACAATATACAGTAGAAGACCACTTTACCTCGGTATCTGAAGCGGTATATGAGACAG GACGTTACCCAAAACTAGTGTTTCACTTTGAACTCAAGAGAAACATCTTATATTTCATACTAGAGACATACGTACCATCAATCCTCCTGGTTGTGCTCTCCTGGGTATCATTTTGGATAAGCCAGTCATCAGTTCCAGCCAGAATCTGCATAG GTGTTACCACTGTCCTAACTATGACAACGCTGATGATGGGAGCCAGGACTTCACTCCCAAATGCTAATTGCTTTATTAAGGCAATTGATGTGTACCTCGGTATCTGTTTCAGTTTCATCTTTGGAGCGTTGTTAGAATATGCTGTGGCTCATTTCTGCACTCTGCATCGACCCAGCTCAAAGGAACTTCCGAAG gatgaggatgaagaggctgaagaagaaaggaatgGAGTCCTGGCAGCAGTTGCTAACAGTTGCAGTGCCTCTGACAACGTGAACAAAATTGATTCAAACAagagcagcaaaaccagcaTCGATGGCAAAAAGGAGAGAAGTAAACACAGTGGATGTAGTTCACCAATGTCAGTAATGAAAAGACTTTTCTGTATCTTTGATTGTTTCCACGTTAAAAATCCTTACCACATAGACAACTATGCcagattttctttcccattatCATTCATcataattaatgtattttattgggtatattatttgtatttctaa
- the LOC106037449 gene encoding gamma-aminobutyric acid receptor subunit pi-like isoform X2 — protein MGSVQISEAEGKGQILPPTIQKIIKGYNKYLRPFFDNGPVSVGMSLDIASIDTISEINMDYTATIFLRQRWTDERLCFDGNKSLSLDGRLVEMLWVPDTFIVDSKKSFLHDITVENRLIRIYPNGTVLYAIRITTTVACSMDLTKYPMDKQTCTLQLESWGYNINDVMFYWTRGNDSVRGLDTLRLAQYTVEDHFTSVSEAVYETGRYPKLVFHFELKRNILYFILETYVPSILLVVLSWVSFWISQSSVPARICIGVTTVLTMTTLMMGARTSLPNANCFIKAIDVYLGICFSFIFGALLEYAVAHFCTLHRPSSKELPKDEDEEAEEERNGVLAAVANSCSASDNVNKIDSNKSSKTSIDGKKERSKHSGCSSPMSVMKRLFCIFDCFHVKNPYHIDNYARFSFPLSFIIINVFYWVYYLYF, from the exons aTGGGCCTGTGTCAGTTGGAATGAGTCTGGATATTGCAAGCATTGATACaatatcagaaataaatatg gATTACACAGCTACCATATTTCTAAGGCAGAGATGGACTGATGAGAGGCTTTGTTTCGATGGTAATAAGAGTTTAAGTTTAGATGGTCGGCTTGTGGAAATGCTGTGGGTACCAGATACCTTCATAGTTGATtcaaaaaagtcttttcttcATGATATCACTGTTGAGAATCGTCTTATAAGAATATACCCTAATGGAACAGTCTTGTATGCTATACG GATCACCACAACTGTTGCGTGCAGCATGGATCTAACCAAATACCCAATGGATAAACAGACATGTACCTTGCAACTGGAAAGCT GGGGTTACAACATCAATGATGTCATGTTTTACTGGACGAGAGGAAATGATTCAGTTCGAGGTTTGGACACACTCCGGCTGGCACAATATACAGTAGAAGACCACTTTACCTCGGTATCTGAAGCGGTATATGAGACAG GACGTTACCCAAAACTAGTGTTTCACTTTGAACTCAAGAGAAACATCTTATATTTCATACTAGAGACATACGTACCATCAATCCTCCTGGTTGTGCTCTCCTGGGTATCATTTTGGATAAGCCAGTCATCAGTTCCAGCCAGAATCTGCATAG GTGTTACCACTGTCCTAACTATGACAACGCTGATGATGGGAGCCAGGACTTCACTCCCAAATGCTAATTGCTTTATTAAGGCAATTGATGTGTACCTCGGTATCTGTTTCAGTTTCATCTTTGGAGCGTTGTTAGAATATGCTGTGGCTCATTTCTGCACTCTGCATCGACCCAGCTCAAAGGAACTTCCGAAG gatgaggatgaagaggctgaagaagaaaggaatgGAGTCCTGGCAGCAGTTGCTAACAGTTGCAGTGCCTCTGACAACGTGAACAAAATTGATTCAAACAagagcagcaaaaccagcaTCGATGGCAAAAAGGAGAGAAGTAAACACAGTGGATGTAGTTCACCAATGTCAGTAATGAAAAGACTTTTCTGTATCTTTGATTGTTTCCACGTTAAAAATCCTTACCACATAGACAACTATGCcagattttctttcccattatCATTCATcataattaatgtattttattgggtatattatttgtatttctaa